From a region of the Paenibacillus sp. FSL R10-2734 genome:
- a CDS encoding ABC-F family ATP-binding cassette domain-containing protein produces MTLIKAKNLRKEWNGTLLFEKVSFEIAEGERVLLFGRNGIGKTTLLKGLIGRLNFEEGSIYHGLPREEWGVLDQQLEVSEEVTALDYVLAGSAELPQLKRRLESLSQMLQEENDESEAGLAEYAEVYDQYLQLDGYGWEAKAEKCLKQLKLERSVWDMPYPSLSGGQKTRVQLAALLAQQPKLLILDEPTNHLDGETMEWLEHWVHTYPGTVLYVSHDRTFIDRTATALLELSSEGCRRYSGGYTQYREQKTVEARTLEGQYKKQELEKEKLLESIRRYSEWFQQAHRAAGQHDFLRSKSKKNVSRLHAKEAALERLNKNRVELPRETSKLKMKLESEAFMADTLLSLREIDFAYKGSVPVLKKFSLSLNRGDRLAILGPNGVGKSSLLKLIAGIHKPTQGEIQLHPRTKIGYFAQELDNLAVSSTILDSLLELPGMTQTEARTILGCFLFSREDVFKRIGDLSLGEKCRVAFLKLYFGKANLLVLDEPTNYLDIDTRERVEEALMVYPGGLVMVSHDRYLHAKVANRLVILEPSQTPKFFQGSYEEYISKDRSRILTRKEQALEDDLVLLQLRLNQLIQSGSRDSEEENEALMAEIVNLRAQIQELLGKKETTPS; encoded by the coding sequence ATGACCCTAATAAAAGCTAAGAATTTACGTAAAGAATGGAACGGGACTCTGTTATTCGAGAAGGTGTCCTTTGAGATCGCGGAAGGAGAGCGTGTGCTCTTGTTCGGTCGTAATGGAATCGGTAAAACTACACTGCTTAAGGGATTGATTGGTCGCCTCAACTTTGAGGAGGGAAGTATATATCATGGCTTGCCACGTGAGGAATGGGGTGTGCTGGATCAGCAGCTAGAAGTATCCGAAGAAGTGACAGCCTTGGATTATGTTCTCGCCGGATCGGCAGAGCTACCTCAATTGAAACGCCGGCTTGAATCCCTCAGTCAGATGTTGCAGGAGGAGAACGACGAGAGCGAAGCGGGATTGGCTGAATACGCCGAAGTGTACGATCAATACTTGCAGCTCGATGGATATGGCTGGGAGGCTAAAGCGGAAAAATGCTTGAAGCAGCTCAAACTTGAGCGTTCGGTTTGGGATATGCCATACCCATCGCTAAGCGGAGGGCAAAAGACACGCGTGCAACTGGCAGCATTGCTAGCCCAGCAGCCGAAGCTGTTGATTCTAGATGAGCCGACGAATCATCTAGATGGAGAAACCATGGAGTGGCTGGAACATTGGGTACACACTTATCCCGGAACTGTGCTTTATGTTTCGCATGATCGTACGTTCATTGATCGAACTGCGACGGCCTTGCTGGAGCTTAGTTCAGAGGGATGTCGTCGGTATTCGGGTGGATACACGCAGTATCGGGAGCAGAAGACGGTGGAGGCGCGAACGCTAGAGGGACAATATAAAAAGCAGGAACTAGAAAAGGAGAAACTGCTGGAGAGCATCAGAAGGTATTCCGAATGGTTCCAGCAGGCACACCGTGCTGCCGGACAGCATGATTTCCTGCGTTCGAAATCTAAGAAGAACGTGTCTCGTCTACATGCGAAGGAAGCTGCACTCGAACGCTTGAATAAGAACCGTGTGGAATTACCACGCGAGACAAGCAAGCTGAAGATGAAGCTGGAGAGTGAAGCGTTTATGGCGGATACTTTGCTGTCACTCCGTGAGATTGATTTTGCATATAAGGGTAGTGTGCCTGTATTGAAAAAATTCAGTTTGTCATTAAATAGAGGGGATCGTCTCGCTATTTTGGGTCCTAATGGTGTCGGTAAGTCTTCTTTATTGAAGCTGATAGCTGGTATTCATAAGCCTACTCAGGGAGAGATACAATTGCATCCGCGGACGAAGATTGGCTATTTTGCGCAAGAACTGGATAATTTAGCGGTGTCATCTACCATTCTGGATAGTTTGCTTGAACTGCCGGGTATGACGCAAACGGAGGCGCGAACGATTCTGGGCTGCTTTTTATTTTCGCGGGAGGATGTATTTAAACGAATTGGTGATTTAAGTCTGGGAGAGAAATGCCGTGTGGCTTTCCTTAAACTATACTTTGGAAAAGCTAATCTACTGGTACTGGATGAACCCACTAATTATCTGGACATTGACACTAGGGAGCGTGTAGAAGAAGCGCTTATGGTATATCCGGGGGGACTTGTGATGGTCTCGCATGACCGGTATCTTCACGCTAAAGTAGCTAATCGTTTGGTAATACTGGAGCCATCTCAGACACCAAAGTTTTTTCAAGGTTCTTATGAGGAATACATCTCGAAAGACAGAAGCCGAATTCTTACCCGTAAAGAACAGGCCCTTGAGGATGATCTTGTGCTTCTGCAGCTGCGTCTGAATCAATTGATCCAGAGCGGGAGTAGGGATTCGGAGGAGGAGAACGAGGCGTTAATGGCGGAAATCGTTAATCTGAGAGCGCAGATTCAGGAACTACTGGGAAAGAAAGAAACTACACCATCATAA
- a CDS encoding substrate-binding domain-containing protein gives MNPTIKDVAQKANVSIATVSRVLNNLSGYSDKTKQKVNEAIKELGYQPNAIARGLINKRTQTIGVMFPSVSGAFSSDLLKGIEELANDRNYSVMVCNTDQDGKRTLKYLQLLREKQVDGIIYSSEVLKKEYYDVLETMKIPVVLVSSQTEFASVPYVKVDDYQAAYDATLYLISKGHSKIAMISGNPSDAIAGAPRAEGYRKALEANGIPFDSRYLTFGDFVYESGSIAMEALLEQAPDVTAVFAASDEMAIGALSTVIKYGLSVPEDISIMGYDDLGMAKMIIPPLTTVRQPLYDIGKIAVEKLIHMIETGETVDSKIVDHSIVERQTVRSLT, from the coding sequence ATGAACCCGACTATTAAAGATGTTGCACAAAAAGCGAACGTTTCCATTGCGACAGTCTCTCGCGTGCTAAACAATTTAAGTGGGTACTCCGACAAGACGAAACAAAAGGTAAATGAGGCCATCAAAGAACTTGGATACCAGCCTAACGCGATTGCTCGTGGTCTAATCAATAAGCGTACGCAGACTATAGGTGTAATGTTTCCAAGTGTATCTGGAGCGTTCTCCTCCGATCTGCTTAAAGGCATTGAGGAATTGGCCAATGACCGCAATTACAGTGTAATGGTATGTAATACCGATCAGGATGGTAAACGAACGTTGAAGTACTTGCAGCTCCTGAGGGAGAAGCAGGTCGATGGTATTATTTACTCTAGTGAAGTCTTGAAAAAAGAGTATTACGATGTGCTAGAAACTATGAAGATCCCAGTTGTGTTGGTCTCTTCCCAAACGGAATTTGCCAGTGTACCTTACGTGAAAGTAGACGATTACCAGGCTGCCTATGATGCTACCCTTTACTTAATTTCCAAAGGTCATAGCAAAATAGCCATGATCAGCGGAAACCCAAGCGATGCTATCGCTGGTGCACCTAGAGCTGAGGGATATCGTAAAGCGCTTGAAGCGAATGGAATTCCTTTCGACAGTCGGTATCTCACTTTTGGAGACTTTGTGTATGAAAGCGGGAGCATTGCAATGGAAGCTCTCTTGGAGCAAGCCCCTGATGTCACTGCCGTCTTTGCTGCTAGTGATGAAATGGCGATTGGAGCTCTCTCCACTGTCATCAAATATGGTTTAAGTGTTCCCGAAGATATTTCAATTATGGGCTATGACGATCTTGGAATGGCAAAAATGATTATTCCTCCGTTAACTACAGTGCGTCAACCGCTGTACGATATTGGTAAGATCGCCGTGGAAAAGCTTATTCATATGATTGAAACAGGTGAGACTGTAGATAGCAAAATTGTCGATCATTCCATCGTGGAAAGACAAACGGTAAGATCACTTACCTGA
- a CDS encoding L,D-transpeptidase family protein, protein MEFFVSGNRFQSFLLRNMKLMLVFGLLFAACFTGVGKVEAAAGSDLIIVNKKTNKLAYFSDGKLVKIFPVATGKSKELTPEGSFKMVVKVKNRPYYKEKIPGGDPANPLGDRWLGLEVNGTYGTTYAIHGNNNESSIGKYVSAGCIRMHNDDIHWLYPQIAKNTRVIITTSTLAMENIATKNGYAVGSNKFAGAFEINGATTKLKDSFIVENSRVFVPLRESVALLGGTLQSEAGTGALLITIGNRTVTHKPLSNKAIVNGKSVTILPSRNENNRLLIPLSILPDLFGIQVQWNGQTQVVKIKL, encoded by the coding sequence TTGGAATTTTTCGTTTCGGGTAACAGGTTTCAATCTTTTTTACTGCGGAATATGAAGCTGATGCTTGTATTCGGGCTTCTGTTCGCAGCTTGTTTTACAGGGGTAGGAAAGGTGGAAGCTGCTGCTGGATCAGATCTGATTATCGTGAACAAAAAAACAAACAAACTCGCGTATTTCAGTGACGGCAAGCTGGTGAAGATTTTTCCAGTAGCAACAGGGAAGTCGAAGGAACTGACACCAGAAGGTAGCTTCAAAATGGTAGTTAAAGTAAAGAACAGACCCTACTACAAAGAGAAAATTCCCGGGGGAGATCCGGCCAATCCACTTGGCGACCGCTGGTTGGGGCTGGAAGTGAACGGGACTTATGGCACGACGTATGCGATTCACGGCAATAATAATGAGTCGTCCATAGGAAAGTATGTTAGCGCCGGATGTATTCGAATGCATAATGATGACATCCACTGGCTGTATCCACAAATAGCTAAGAATACACGGGTAATCATTACAACGAGCACATTAGCTATGGAGAATATCGCCACTAAAAATGGATACGCTGTGGGAAGTAATAAATTTGCGGGAGCTTTTGAGATCAATGGGGCGACTACAAAGCTGAAGGACTCTTTTATTGTTGAAAATTCTCGTGTGTTTGTTCCGTTAAGAGAATCCGTGGCTTTATTGGGTGGAACTTTGCAGAGCGAAGCGGGAACTGGTGCACTGCTAATTACGATAGGCAATCGTACGGTAACACATAAGCCCTTATCCAATAAGGCTATTGTGAATGGTAAATCAGTTACGATATTACCATCACGAAATGAAAATAACCGCTTACTAATTCCGCTGAGTATCTTACCTGATTTATTTGGGATTCAAGTGCAGTGGAATGGGCAAACTCAGGTGGTAAAGATTAAGTTATAA
- a CDS encoding Gfo/Idh/MocA family oxidoreductase, with translation MTLTVGIIGCGGIANGKHMPALSKVEGARMVAFCDIVPERAEKAKADFGDESSVVYADYKELLKDASIDVIHVCTPNISHAEISIAAMEAGKHVMCEKPMAKTTEEAQAMIDASKRTGKKLTIGYQNRFRPDSAYLHTVCENNGLGEIYYAKAKAIRRRAVPTWGVFLDEEAQGGGPLIDIGTHALDLTLWMMDNYKPKYVVGNAYHKLSGRKNAANAWGPWDPEKFTVEDSAIGFITMENGASIVLEASWALNTLDVGEAKTVLCGTEGGADMEKGLRINGEEYGKTFEKHIGLDAAGVDFYDGAGDDPALTEAAQWIDSIVNDTEPVVKPEQALVVTRILEAIYKSSETGMPVFFD, from the coding sequence ATGACATTAACAGTAGGAATTATCGGTTGTGGAGGCATTGCGAACGGCAAACATATGCCAGCGCTTTCAAAAGTGGAAGGTGCGCGGATGGTTGCTTTTTGCGATATCGTTCCTGAGCGTGCCGAGAAGGCAAAAGCAGATTTTGGGGATGAGAGCTCCGTAGTTTATGCAGATTATAAAGAGCTTCTTAAAGATGCAAGTATAGATGTGATTCATGTATGTACACCGAACATTTCCCACGCAGAGATTTCCATTGCTGCAATGGAGGCAGGCAAGCATGTAATGTGCGAAAAGCCGATGGCCAAAACTACCGAGGAAGCGCAAGCGATGATCGATGCGTCTAAGCGAACTGGGAAAAAGCTGACGATCGGTTACCAGAACCGTTTCAGACCAGATTCAGCTTATCTTCATACGGTATGTGAGAATAATGGTCTTGGAGAGATTTATTATGCTAAAGCTAAGGCGATCCGTCGTCGTGCCGTTCCAACCTGGGGTGTGTTTCTGGATGAGGAAGCACAAGGTGGAGGACCATTGATTGATATCGGTACTCATGCCCTCGATTTGACGCTTTGGATGATGGATAACTACAAACCTAAATATGTTGTGGGTAACGCCTATCATAAGCTGTCCGGTCGTAAAAACGCTGCGAACGCTTGGGGCCCGTGGGATCCTGAGAAATTTACAGTTGAGGATTCCGCAATTGGATTCATTACTATGGAGAATGGAGCTAGCATCGTTCTCGAAGCAAGCTGGGCGCTGAATACACTTGATGTTGGTGAAGCTAAGACGGTGCTTTGCGGTACTGAAGGTGGAGCGGATATGGAGAAAGGTCTGCGTATTAACGGAGAAGAATACGGCAAGACATTCGAGAAGCATATTGGTCTGGATGCTGCAGGTGTCGACTTTTACGATGGCGCGGGAGATGATCCTGCGTTGACAGAGGCTGCACAGTGGATCGACAGCATTGTCAATGACACCGAGCCTGTAGTGAAGCCAGAGCAGGCGCTCGTTGTTACCCGTATCTTGGAGGCTATTTATAAATCCTCTGAGACTGGAATGCCTGTATTTTTTGACTAA
- a CDS encoding copper homeostasis protein CutC, whose translation MLLEVIATTLSDAVLAERNGADRIELITGISEGGLTPSLGLIEKVRDAVSIPVRVMVRPHARSFYYDKDDIDTMERDIQHIASVGGLSVVMGMLRSDGTVDEELLQRLLHAAKGLEVTFHRAFDEVRDQFEALKVLERYPQITDILTSGGQSTAPKGAERIVQLEQLTSERSISILAGSGLSADGLSDFIKQTGVGRVHFGSAVRVDGSALKPIDPARLQAVRNILDKRKDN comes from the coding sequence ATGCTATTAGAGGTAATTGCTACAACATTAAGTGATGCAGTGCTGGCCGAGCGTAATGGTGCTGACCGAATTGAATTGATCACTGGGATTAGTGAAGGGGGATTGACGCCTAGTCTGGGTCTTATAGAAAAAGTACGCGACGCCGTCTCGATCCCGGTTAGGGTAATGGTTAGGCCCCATGCTAGATCCTTTTATTACGATAAGGATGATATAGATACAATGGAGCGGGATATTCAGCATATCGCTTCTGTCGGTGGGTTATCTGTCGTAATGGGCATGCTACGCTCGGATGGAACGGTAGACGAAGAGTTACTCCAAAGGCTGCTTCATGCAGCAAAAGGGTTAGAGGTTACGTTCCATCGTGCGTTTGATGAGGTGCGAGATCAGTTCGAAGCGCTTAAAGTATTGGAGCGTTATCCTCAGATTACCGATATTTTAACATCGGGTGGTCAGAGTACAGCTCCTAAAGGTGCGGAACGTATTGTACAACTAGAGCAGCTTACTTCGGAGAGATCCATTTCTATTCTGGCTGGCAGTGGATTATCTGCGGATGGGTTAAGTGATTTTATAAAACAAACGGGCGTAGGACGAGTGCATTTTGGTTCAGCCGTTAGAGTAGATGGTAGCGCGCTGAAGCCGATAGATCCTGCTCGTTTGCAGGCTGTTCGAAACATTCTGGATAAAAGAAAAGATAACTAG
- a CDS encoding extracellular solute-binding protein, whose amino-acid sequence MKKTIKPVVVSVLAMSVLSACGSNSGSNAADNSTNSGGNTSGEKVKIEFFQGKAEAKATFDKLVAKFNEANPNIVVSQVNPPDAETVLKTRAAKKDIPDVVGMGATDTYKTLSASGLFEDFTADPLAKNIQPAYVQMMKDLTGTDTLNALPFSSNASGVIYNKAMFAEAGVTVPTTWDEFIAVAQKFKDSGKNAFYLTFKDAWTTLTPFNSLATLIKGNDFFKERTAGTVTFADSYNEVAEKLLKLTEYGQKDIFGKNYNDGNTAFAKGESAMYLQGVWAIPEIVKANPSIELGVFPFPATSDAADNKVISGVDTLLTISKNTKHKEEAKKFIDFLLQPENVTLYINEQKAFPAIQGVTQDDPTMDGFKEAFAAGKLADFADHYIPSAMKVETINQAFLQKKDINAYLKQLDTEWDKVADRK is encoded by the coding sequence ATGAAAAAAACAATCAAACCCGTAGTGGTTAGCGTACTGGCTATGTCTGTACTTAGTGCCTGTGGTAGCAATAGCGGCAGCAATGCGGCTGACAACAGCACGAATAGCGGTGGAAATACCTCCGGTGAAAAAGTAAAAATCGAATTTTTCCAAGGTAAGGCCGAAGCGAAAGCCACTTTCGACAAGCTGGTTGCGAAATTTAATGAAGCTAATCCGAACATCGTAGTCTCCCAAGTTAATCCACCGGATGCTGAAACTGTACTAAAGACTCGTGCGGCTAAGAAAGACATTCCTGACGTGGTTGGTATGGGTGCTACAGATACCTACAAGACTTTATCCGCAAGCGGTCTGTTTGAAGACTTCACTGCTGATCCGCTAGCTAAAAATATTCAGCCTGCATATGTTCAAATGATGAAAGACCTGACGGGTACTGACACGCTGAATGCACTTCCATTCTCCTCCAACGCAAGTGGTGTCATCTACAATAAAGCAATGTTCGCTGAAGCTGGCGTAACCGTGCCGACAACTTGGGATGAATTCATTGCTGTTGCTCAAAAGTTCAAAGATAGCGGTAAGAATGCTTTCTATCTAACATTTAAGGATGCGTGGACAACACTTACTCCTTTCAATTCCCTTGCAACGCTCATTAAAGGTAATGATTTCTTCAAGGAGCGTACAGCAGGTACTGTGACTTTCGCAGACAGCTACAACGAGGTTGCTGAAAAGCTGCTTAAGCTGACGGAATACGGACAGAAAGATATCTTTGGTAAGAATTACAATGACGGAAATACAGCATTCGCAAAAGGTGAATCAGCAATGTACCTACAAGGGGTATGGGCGATCCCAGAAATCGTGAAAGCTAATCCATCCATTGAACTTGGCGTATTCCCGTTCCCAGCAACAAGTGATGCTGCCGATAATAAGGTCATTTCTGGCGTAGACACGTTACTGACCATCTCCAAGAACACTAAGCATAAAGAAGAAGCAAAGAAATTTATAGATTTCCTGCTTCAGCCTGAGAATGTCACCCTTTACATCAACGAGCAAAAAGCATTCCCAGCTATTCAAGGTGTAACACAGGATGATCCAACAATGGATGGCTTCAAAGAAGCTTTTGCAGCAGGTAAATTAGCTGACTTTGCTGACCACTACATCCCAAGTGCAATGAAAGTGGAAACCATCAATCAAGCCTTCTTGCAAAAGAAAGATATTAATGCTTACCTAAAACAGCTTGATACAGAATGGGATAAGGTAGCTGACCGGAAATAA
- a CDS encoding AraC family transcriptional regulator, which produces MNIYLEIPNVDKHFPFRSLLCGGDALCYPHWHKEIEIIYVTKGSINLGINDTPIHMEQGEVQFINGGDVHYFLASPESERVVIQFDLNLFQEVAALSGSDYSLREIFTLMEHSSSKWPEATAAKIKGLIESIYEEDVQRNEGYAYLIKARLFELLTVILREVPRSTVNKQPKFSEETLNQSRETLERLERIFIYVEQHYQEAITLNEVANYMGFSPYYFTKLFKKNTGMTFIAFLNEYRLNKAKWILMNEDLPMSAVAEEAGFGSVKTFHHFFKEATGISPLKYHKTIFGNNTARMQEERSSGALYDRDIKTGTSGG; this is translated from the coding sequence ATGAATATTTATCTCGAAATTCCGAATGTGGATAAGCACTTTCCCTTTAGAAGTTTACTTTGTGGAGGAGATGCGTTGTGTTATCCACATTGGCATAAAGAAATTGAAATTATCTATGTAACTAAAGGAAGTATAAATCTGGGAATTAATGATACCCCTATTCACATGGAGCAGGGTGAGGTTCAGTTTATCAACGGTGGGGATGTACATTATTTTCTCGCCTCACCTGAGAGCGAACGGGTAGTAATTCAATTCGATCTTAATCTATTTCAGGAAGTCGCAGCTTTGAGCGGAAGTGATTATTCGCTTCGTGAGATTTTTACGCTTATGGAGCATTCTAGTTCAAAATGGCCCGAGGCAACCGCAGCGAAGATCAAAGGGCTGATTGAGAGTATTTACGAGGAAGACGTGCAGCGAAATGAAGGGTACGCCTACTTAATCAAAGCTAGATTGTTTGAACTACTGACCGTTATTTTACGGGAGGTGCCAAGGAGTACTGTTAATAAACAGCCTAAGTTCTCGGAAGAAACGCTGAACCAATCTAGAGAAACACTGGAGAGATTAGAACGGATTTTTATCTATGTGGAGCAGCATTATCAGGAGGCCATTACGCTGAATGAGGTTGCGAATTACATGGGCTTCAGTCCGTATTATTTTACGAAGCTATTTAAGAAGAATACTGGCATGACCTTTATAGCGTTCTTAAATGAATACCGGCTGAACAAAGCCAAATGGATTTTGATGAATGAAGATCTGCCGATGTCCGCGGTGGCGGAAGAAGCTGGGTTTGGCAGCGTGAAGACCTTTCATCATTTTTTCAAGGAAGCAACGGGGATATCCCCACTTAAATACCATAAGACAATATTCGGGAATAATACAGCAAGAATGCAGGAAGAAAGAAGCTCCGGGGCTTTGTATGATAGAGATATCAAAACAGGAACAAGTGGAGGTTAG
- a CDS encoding AAA family ATPase: MRIRIIGACGSGKSYIARELSEKFGVDYYETDNLVWDRSGENLRYSVEARDAQLEEILDKPSWILEGAHYKWGQESFKRADLIVILNPNKVIRDLRVITRFIKTRLGFEQANYKQSFKNLYVMIFEWNRGYDQEAIHRIIELTNNFSDRRVILKDNKELETIIEERIIRMNE; encoded by the coding sequence ATGAGGATTAGAATTATCGGGGCCTGTGGAAGTGGCAAATCCTATATCGCTAGAGAGTTGTCTGAAAAGTTTGGTGTGGATTATTACGAAACAGATAATTTGGTTTGGGATAGAAGTGGCGAGAACCTCCGTTATTCAGTTGAAGCAAGGGATGCGCAATTGGAAGAAATCCTCGATAAGCCCTCATGGATACTGGAAGGTGCGCATTATAAATGGGGACAAGAGAGCTTTAAAAGAGCAGATTTAATCGTTATTCTGAACCCTAATAAAGTAATCCGGGATTTGAGAGTCATTACAAGGTTTATAAAGACAAGACTGGGATTCGAGCAAGCGAATTACAAGCAATCGTTTAAGAATTTGTATGTGATGATTTTTGAATGGAATCGGGGATATGATCAGGAAGCCATACATAGAATAATTGAATTAACGAATAATTTTTCTGATAGACGGGTGATTCTAAAGGATAATAAGGAACTGGAAACCATTATTGAAGAGCGGATAATCAGGATGAATGAATAA
- a CDS encoding ThuA domain-containing protein has translation MTRVTVWNEFRHERQEERILKVYPQGIHGQLASFLHEAGLDVGTATLDEPEHGLTQEVLDNTDVLIWWGHVAHQEVSDEIVNRVHQRVLQGMGLVVLHSGHMSKIFMKLMGTSCDLKWREAGEKERLWVMDPSHPIAEGIGEYIDLEQEEMYGAHFDVPAPESLIFVGWFEGGNVFPSGSTYTRGNGKIFYFQPGHESYPTYYNKEIQRVIINGVNWCAPTKRDYPVYGHSEALEPIKEKVVV, from the coding sequence GTGACCAGAGTAACGGTATGGAATGAATTTCGTCATGAACGGCAGGAAGAGAGAATTCTCAAGGTCTATCCGCAAGGCATTCATGGACAACTGGCAAGTTTCCTTCACGAAGCTGGACTGGACGTAGGGACAGCTACGCTGGATGAACCGGAGCACGGACTAACACAAGAAGTGCTGGATAACACAGATGTACTAATCTGGTGGGGACATGTCGCCCATCAAGAAGTTAGTGATGAGATTGTAAACCGTGTTCACCAAAGAGTACTTCAGGGGATGGGGCTTGTGGTGCTTCATTCTGGTCATATGTCCAAAATATTTATGAAATTAATGGGCACCAGCTGCGATCTGAAGTGGCGTGAAGCAGGGGAGAAAGAGCGCCTCTGGGTCATGGACCCAAGTCACCCGATTGCTGAGGGCATTGGCGAATATATCGATCTGGAGCAAGAAGAGATGTACGGTGCGCATTTTGATGTGCCAGCACCAGAGAGTCTTATTTTTGTAGGCTGGTTTGAAGGCGGCAACGTGTTCCCAAGTGGATCGACCTATACTCGTGGGAACGGGAAGATCTTTTATTTCCAGCCCGGTCATGAATCTTACCCAACCTATTACAACAAAGAAATTCAAAGAGTAATCATCAATGGCGTGAACTGGTGTGCACCAACGAAACGTGATTATCCAGTTTACGGACATTCTGAAGCTTTGGAGCCAATCAAAGAAAAGGTGGTAGTATAA
- a CDS encoding sugar phosphate isomerase/epimerase: MKLGVFDPVFGSLTLEEMLDKIAAAGLNAVEIGSGGNPGNAHCPTDELLASESARKEYLEQFTKRGIMISAFSCHNNPISPDKEEARAGDEILRKSIKLASLMGVPVVNTFSGTAGDSDEAKAPNWPVTPWPTVYSDIKTWQWENKLIPYWKEIGKLAEEHGVKIGIELHGGFLCHTPYTILKLREATCDAIGANLDPSHLWWQGIDPVGAIKILGKAGAIHHFHAKDTYLDQDNINMYGLTDMQPYGDVQTRAWTFRSVGCGHSISEWSDIMSALRTYGYDYVVSIEHEDPLMTVDEGFQRAVTNLQSILIRDQPQGMWWA, encoded by the coding sequence ATGAAATTAGGCGTATTTGATCCTGTATTTGGAAGTTTAACTCTCGAAGAGATGCTTGATAAAATTGCTGCTGCTGGTTTGAATGCGGTAGAGATCGGTTCAGGAGGCAATCCCGGAAATGCCCACTGTCCTACGGATGAGCTGCTTGCCAGCGAATCAGCACGTAAAGAATATTTGGAGCAGTTCACGAAACGTGGCATTATGATCAGTGCTTTCAGCTGCCATAATAACCCGATTTCGCCGGATAAAGAAGAGGCTCGTGCAGGCGACGAAATTTTGCGTAAATCGATCAAGCTAGCTTCGCTAATGGGCGTTCCTGTCGTGAACACTTTTTCAGGAACTGCGGGTGATAGTGATGAGGCAAAAGCACCGAACTGGCCAGTTACACCTTGGCCTACCGTGTACAGCGACATCAAAACCTGGCAATGGGAAAATAAGCTGATCCCTTACTGGAAGGAAATCGGTAAGCTAGCCGAGGAGCATGGCGTTAAGATCGGTATCGAGCTTCATGGCGGTTTCCTCTGCCATACTCCGTACACAATCCTAAAGCTTAGAGAAGCAACCTGCGATGCGATCGGTGCGAACCTAGACCCGAGCCATTTGTGGTGGCAGGGTATCGATCCTGTAGGCGCGATCAAGATTCTCGGTAAAGCTGGCGCAATCCATCATTTCCATGCCAAGGATACGTATCTGGATCAGGACAATATCAATATGTATGGTTTGACCGATATGCAGCCTTATGGTGATGTGCAGACCCGCGCTTGGACCTTCCGCTCCGTTGGCTGTGGACACAGCATATCTGAATGGTCGGATATCATGAGCGCGCTACGTACTTATGGTTATGATTATGTGGTCAGCATCGAGCATGAAGATCCGCTTATGACAGTAGACGAAGGCTTTCAACGTGCAGTAACCAATTTGCAATCCATTCTTATTCGTGACCAGCCTCAAGGTATGTGGTGGGCGTAA